In Marinobacter sp. M3C, the genomic stretch CTGCTGTGAAGATGCCGGCAGTCCAACCCTTCGTGTTCCAGGGTGCGACGAATGTAGCGCCCGAAGCTGTCGTCACCGACCCGACTCAGCCAGCCGACGTGAAAGCCCAGGCGCGCCAGGCCGATGGCCACGTTGGTGTCGGCACCGGCGATACGCCGCTGGAAGTGTTCAACGTCCGACAGTTCGCCTACCGAGTCGGCAACGAACATCGTCATGGCCTCACCGAAGGCGAGAATCTCGGGGTCGGTCCGGTGGGATGACATATCGTTTCCTCTTGCAGGTGGCGTCTGGAGAAGCGCGTTCGTGGAGGTCTGAAGTCTCGGGTCACTATATCATTAATTGATATGGGTGCGGCTCTTCTGGAGTGACAGCTATGCTGCCCGCAGGGTGATCGTATTGGCGTAGCGGGCCTGGTGAATGCGGTCGTGTTCTTGGGCAAGGTGGTAGGCCCAGTACTTGTCGAGGTCGCCGTTGCTGCGTAGTGCGCGGGTTTTGAGGATGGCTTCCACCGTGCGCCGGTTATGTCGATCCGGTCAGCCACGATGTGGCGGCAGGCACCTTCGATAATGCCGGTGGCGATGGCCAGTCCAGGTGTTAAGTCTTGTTGGTCAGGTAGGTTGCGCAGGTATCGGCTGCGGTGCGGTGGCCGCGGTCCAGGCAGGCGACCTGGGTCGCTTTGCCGGCGAGGACGGCGCGGGCCTTGTGTTGGACCCAGGTCTCGGCGACGAGGTCGCTCTCGCTGTGGAAGCACCAGGCCGCTTTCCAGAGGTATTCCAGCACGTGGATGAAGTCGATCAGGATGGTGATTCCGATGTTGTGCTGGTGTGCTTCGGCCCTGATGCGGTTGATCTGGTTGTTGCCGTCGACGAGCGCGATCCAGGTGCGCTGATGACCGGGGTCCCGGCGCCCGGCCTCGTCGAAGATCTGCCCGACCACTGTGGCGGCGGCTTCGACGAGGCTGGCGGTGAGCCACTTGTGTACACCCAGCATGGGTATGAACTAATGGGGTGAAAGTCCTCTGTGGGAAGATCACCGTTCAGCCGGTTTTACCCGATTGAACGCTAACCACTAGTGTCCCTTAACAAAAATCCGTATAGATAATTATTCCGTCCTGTATAATCTGACAAACAGACACAGGAGAGGTGCTCATGGCGCGGATAGCTAGACCCCTTGAAGTAAGTGACTCTGAGCGAGAGGAGTTGGAGTCGTGGTTGCGGCGACAACGCATGCCTGCGGCTGAACAGTTGCGAGCGCGCATCATTCTGCTAAGTACTGAAGGCCTTCCAGGCAGGGTGGTCGGTGACCGCGTTGGGGTGACCTCCGAAACGGTGAGTAAGTGGCGAAACCGTTTTAAGGCGCGCCGGGTTGCAGGCCTGACTGATGCGCCCAGAACCGGTCGGCCTCGAACCATAAATGATCAAAAAGTTACTGATTTAATTAATAAAACGCTCAGGGAAAAGCCAAAAAATGCCACCCACTGGTCGACGAAGCTGATGGCAAAAGAGGCCGGATTGAGCGCTATGTCGGTGAGTCGAATCTGGAGGGCTTTTGGTTTGAAGCCGCATCGCCATGATACGTTCAAGCTGTCTACCGATCCCCATTTTGTAGCCAAGGTTCACGATATCGTTGGCTTGTACATGAACCCACCAACGAAGGCGTTGGTGCTGTGTGTCGATGAGAAAAGTCAGATACAAGCTATCAATCGAACTCAGCCAGCGCTGCCCCTGTCCTTCGGGCACACAGAAACCAGAACACATGATTACGTCCGACATGGCACCACGACGCTGTTCGCGGCACTTGATATAGCGACCGGGGAAGTGATCGGCAGACTTCATCGCCGACACCGTGCAACGGAATTCCTGGCCTTTTTAAAAGAGATTGATCGCGCCGTCCCACACGATTTGGACGTTCATCTAGTCATGGACAATTACGGGACACACAAAACGGCAAAGGTG encodes the following:
- a CDS encoding IS630 family transposase — its product is MARIARPLEVSDSEREELESWLRRQRMPAAEQLRARIILLSTEGLPGRVVGDRVGVTSETVSKWRNRFKARRVAGLTDAPRTGRPRTINDQKVTDLINKTLREKPKNATHWSTKLMAKEAGLSAMSVSRIWRAFGLKPHRHDTFKLSTDPHFVAKVHDIVGLYMNPPTKALVLCVDEKSQIQAINRTQPALPLSFGHTETRTHDYVRHGTTTLFAALDIATGEVIGRLHRRHRATEFLAFLKEIDRAVPHDLDVHLVMDNYGTHKTAKVRAWFAARPRYHVHFTPTSASWINQVERFFGLISERWIKRNSHRSTRELESSIKDYLKIYNDDPKPFEWHKSADQIIESIARLSDKLNKQTDFC